The Xiphias gladius isolate SHS-SW01 ecotype Sanya breed wild chromosome 7, ASM1685928v1, whole genome shotgun sequence genome window below encodes:
- the cab39 gene encoding calcium-binding protein 39 yields the protein MPFPFGKSHKSPADIVKNLKDSMTVLEKHDISDKKAEKATEEVSKSLVAMKEILYGTNEKEPQTEAVAQLAQELYNSGLLSTLIADLQLIDFEGKKDVAQIFNNILRRQIGTRTPTVEYLCTQQNILFMLLKGYESPEIALNCGIMLRECIRHEPLAKITLWSEQFYDFFRYVEMSTFDIASDAFATFKDLLTRHKLLSAEFLEQHYDRFFSEYEKLLHSENYVTKRQSLKLLGELLLDRHNFTIMTKYISKPENLKLMMNLLRDKSRNIQFEAFHVFKVFVANPNKTQPILDILLKNQTKLIEFLSKFQNDRTEDEQFNDEKTYLVKQIRDLKRPAPQEA from the exons ATGCCTTTCCCCTTTGGCAAGTCCCACAAGTCGCCGGCAGACATCGTCAAGAACCTTAAGGATAGCATGACAGTGCTTGAGAAGCATGACATCTCTGACAAAAAGGCAGAGAAG GCCACAGAGGAGGTGTCAAAGAGCCTGGTGGCCATGAAGGAGATCCTATATGGGACTAATGAGAAAGAGCCCCAGACCGAAGCAGTGGCCCAGCTAGCCCAGGAGCTCTACAACAGTGGCCTACTTAGCACCCTGATAGCAGACCTGCAGCTCATCGACTTTGAG GGTAAAAAAGATGTTGCTCAGATCTTCAACAACATTTTGAGGCGTCAAATTGGCACTCGGACACCCACGGTGGAGTACCTCTGCACCCAGCAGAATATCCTCTTTATGTTGCTTAAAGG GTATGAGTCTCCAGAGATTGCCCTAAACTGCGGTATCATGTTGAGGGAGTGCATCAGACATGAACCACTGGCTAAAATCACACTGTGGTCAGAGCAGTTCTATGACTTCTTCAGATATGTGGAGATGTCCACGTTCGACATTGCCTCAGACGCATTTGCCACTTTCAAA GACCTCCTCACAAGACACAAGCTACTGAGTGCAGAGTTTCTGGAGCAACATTATGACAGA ttcTTTAGTGAATATGAGAAGTTGCTCCACTCAGAAAACTACGTGACTAAAAGGCAGTCCCTCAAG TTACTGGGGGAGTTGCTTCTTGACCGGCACAATTTCACCATAATGACGAAATATATCAGCAAGCCAGAGAATCTCAAACTAATGATGAATCTGCTACGGGACAAAAGCCGCAACATCCAGTTTGAGGCTTTCCATGTTTTTAAG GTGTTTGTGGCCAACCCCAACAAGACGCAGCCCATCCTTGACATCCTGCTGAAGAACCAGACCAAACTCATTGAGTTTCTCAGCAAGTTCCAGAACGACAGAACAGAGGATGAACAGTTCAATGATGAAAAGACTTACCTGGTCAAACAGATCCGGGACCTCAAGAGGCCTGCCCCACAGGAGGCCTGA
- the itm2ca gene encoding integral membrane protein 2Ca yields the protein MVKISFQSVAGQKVEKENDGDKTEILIPHPMDEEELVLPLRPKKSLLNGLCCLTFGLVVFMAGLVLASIYVYRYYFIPHIPQDNQFHCQVIYEDSVFARLRGPQELEENVGIYLAENYEKITVPVPHFGGSDPADIIHDFHRGLTAYHDIALDKCYVIELNTTIVMPPRNLWELLINVKKGTYLPQTYIIHEEMVVTGRVHNMRQLGPFIYRLCNGKDTYRLNRRVTRRRINKREAEDCHHIRHFENTFVVETVICDEA from the exons ATGGTGAAAATCAGTTTCCAGTCAGTCGCGGGACAGAAAGTGGAAAAGGAGAATGATGGCGACAAGACCGAAATTCTCATCCCTCACCCGATG gaTGAGGAGGAGCTGGTCCTGCCGCTGCGGCCCAAGAAGTCTCTTCTCAACGGCCTGTGCTGCCTGACATTTGGTCTGGTTGTGTTTATGGCCGGTCTGGTCCTTGCCTCCATCTATGTCTACCGCTACTACTTTATACCTCAT ATCCCACAGGACAACCAGTTCCACTGCCAGGTGATTTATGAAGACTCTGTGTTCGCTCGGCTGCGTGGCCCtcaggagctggaggaaaaTGTCGGCATCTACTTGGCCGAAAACTATGAGAAGATCACTGTGCCCGTGCCTCACTTTGGAGGCAGCGACCCTGCTGACATAATCCATGACTTCCACAGA ggACTGACCGCCTACCATGACATTGCTCTGGACAAGTGCTACGTTATTGAGCTCAACACCACCATCGTGATGCCTCCACGCAACCTTTGGGAGCTTCTTATTAACGTCAAG AAGGGAACATACTTGCCTCAGACCTACATTATCCATGAAGAAATGGTGGTGACTGGCCGAGTGCACAACATGCGTCAGCTGGGACCGTTCATCTACCGCCTGTGCAACGGGAAGGACACGTACCGCCTGAACCGTCGTGTCACCCGCAGAC GCATCAACAAGCGCGAGGCGGAGGACTGCCACCACATCCGTCACTTTGAGAATACATTTGTGGTGGAGACTGTTATCTGCGATGAAGCGTAG
- the LOC120792542 gene encoding thymus-specific serine protease: MLRRVLRKIKERVRDLQLQKAKQHLLIHTVSGHQPLQHVKEGRIHQPLDHFNRHDVSTFPQRFFVNEAYWQHPDGPVFLFIGGEGPIFEFDVLAGHHVDMAEEHGALLLAVEHRFYGDSINPDGLKTENLADLSSQQALADLAVFQQYISQNFNLSHRNTWISFGGSYAGALSAWFRGKFPHLVYGAVASSAPVKAKLDFSAYNNIVGLSLLNKAVGGSEKCLAVVQEAFAALEVALMAGNASQVTVDFGCCQSPKDSDDQIELMQNLADIIMGTVQYNEEGVLLSINELCGLMTNKSAAYEGEMEAYNRLVKLAQIYRSTSEEPCLDISHEKTVKDLMDTSLKSSRRAARQWTYQTCTEFGFYQTCEDATCPFSGMLTLQADTHLCPMLFGIPQHSLPARIAFTNTYYGGDNPHTHRVLYVNGGIDPWQALSVVRERTEDEEEAETIFIEDTAHCADMMTRRVTDRCSLKKAREEIEKHVASWLRTAAQEKMDKSSV, translated from the exons ATGCTaa GGCGAGTTCTGAGGAAGATCAAGGAGCGTGTGCGTGATCTCCAACTGCAGAAAGCCAAGCAGCATCTCCTGATACACACAGTCAGTGGCCATCAGCCTCTCCAACATGTGAAGGAGGGACGGATTCACCAGCCACTGGACCACTTCAACCGCCATGACGTTAGCACCTTCCCTCAG AGGTTCTTTGTGAATGAGGCATACTGGCAGCATCCTGATGGTCCAGTGTTCCTCTTCATTGGAGGAGAAGGGCCCATCTTTGAGTTTGATGTTCTGGCAG GTCACCATGTTGACATGGCTGAAGAACATGGGGCTCTGCTATTAGCTGTGGAGCATCGTTTCTATGGTGACAGCATCAACCCTGACGGCCTCAAAACAGAGAACCTGGCAGACCTTAGCAGCCAGCAGGC GCTTGCTGACTTGGCTGTGTTTCAGCAGTACATCAGCCAAAACTTCAATCTGAGCCACAGGAACACCTGGATCAGCTTTGGAGGCTCCTATGCTGGAGCTCTGTCTGCCTGGTTCAGAGGAAAG TTTCCCCATCTGGTGTACGGAGCTGTGGCCTCCTCTGCTCCTGTAAAGGCGAAGCTGGACTTCTCTGCCTACAACAAT ATTGTTGGTTTGAGTCTGCTGAACAAAGCAGTTGGTGGCTCAGAGAAG TGTTTGGCTGTTGTGCAGGAAGCCTTTGCTGCTTTGGAGGTAGCCTTGATGGCCGGTAATGCCAGCCAGGTGACTGTGGACTTTGGCTGCTGTCAGAGTCCCAAGGATTCTGATGATCAG ATTGAGCTGATGCAAAACCTGGCCGACATCATCATGGGAACTGTGCAGTACAACGAAGAAGGGGTCCTCCTGTCCATTAATGAGCTCTGTGGTCTCATGACCAATAAGAGCGCGGCATATGAGGGGGAGATGGAGGCTTACAACCGCCTTGTTAAACTTGCACAG ATTTACCGCTCCACCAGTGAAGAACCCTGTCTGGACATCTCCCatgagaaaacagtgaaggATCTCATGGACACGTCCCTCAAGTCGAGCAGAAGAGCAGCAAGACAGTGGACCTATCAGACCTGCACTGAGTTTGGcttct acCAGACTTGTGAGGATGCCACTTGTCCATTTTCTGGGATGCTGACCCTGCAGGCCGACACTCACCTCTGTCCCATGCTGTTTGGCATTCCCCAGCATTCCCTCCCTGCACGCATTGCCTTCACAAATACTTACTATGGAGGAGAcaaccctcacacacacagggtgcTTTATGTCAATG GTGGAATTGACCCATGGCAGGCGCTGTCAGTGGTCCGGGAAAGGactgaggatgaagaagaggctGAGACCATTTTCATTGAAGACACTGCTCACTGTGCTGATATGATGACTAGAAGAGTCACAGACCGCTGCTCACTCAAGAAAGCCAGAGAG